One Pseudonocardia sediminis DNA window includes the following coding sequences:
- the radA gene encoding DNA repair protein RadA, which translates to MTTRTRAARSGGYRCTECGVQAAQWVGRCPGCQAWGSLEQLEAPRAGPRQVVAGAPTTPAQRIGDVQLDATRVRPTGVEELDRVLGGGLIPGAVVLLAGEPGVGKSTLLLEVAARAADGARVLYVSGEESAGQVRLRAERTGSVHDDLYLAAESDLESVLGHVDELAPKLLVIDSIQTMSTATADGSPGGVTQTRAVTVALTALAKQRGLAVLLVGHVTKDGGIAGPRVLEHLVDVVLSFEGDKHSTLRMVRGVKNRYGPADEVGCFELRDEGIVGLPDPSGLFLARFGATRDNVVPGTAVTVVMDGRRPLLAEVQALVAGSNIPSPRRAVSGLDSARVAMLLAVLERRGNLKLHDSEVYTATVGGMKVSEPAADLAVALAVASAQRDIALPPDMIVLGELGLAGELRRVGGVGRRLAEAARLGFTQALVPPDSDVRNAGMKVTEVTNLGQVLARIR; encoded by the coding sequence CTGACCACCCGGACCCGGGCCGCCCGCAGCGGCGGCTACCGGTGCACCGAATGCGGCGTCCAGGCCGCACAGTGGGTGGGGCGCTGCCCCGGCTGCCAGGCCTGGGGCTCGTTGGAGCAGCTCGAGGCGCCGCGCGCCGGGCCCCGCCAGGTCGTCGCGGGCGCTCCGACCACGCCCGCCCAGCGGATCGGCGACGTCCAGCTCGACGCCACCCGGGTCCGCCCGACCGGCGTCGAGGAGCTCGACCGCGTCCTCGGCGGCGGCCTGATCCCCGGCGCGGTGGTGCTGCTCGCCGGTGAGCCCGGTGTCGGGAAGTCCACACTCCTGCTCGAGGTCGCCGCACGCGCCGCGGACGGTGCGCGGGTGCTCTACGTGTCCGGCGAGGAGTCCGCGGGGCAGGTGCGGCTGCGCGCCGAACGCACCGGCTCCGTGCACGACGACCTCTACCTGGCCGCGGAGTCCGATCTGGAGTCCGTGCTCGGGCACGTCGACGAGCTCGCGCCGAAGCTGCTGGTGATCGACTCGATCCAGACCATGTCCACCGCGACCGCCGACGGCTCGCCGGGCGGGGTCACCCAGACCCGCGCCGTCACCGTCGCGCTGACGGCGCTGGCCAAGCAGCGCGGCCTCGCCGTCCTGCTCGTCGGGCACGTCACCAAGGACGGCGGCATCGCCGGGCCGCGGGTGCTGGAGCACCTCGTCGACGTCGTGCTCTCGTTCGAGGGCGACAAGCACTCCACGCTGCGCATGGTGCGCGGGGTGAAGAACCGCTACGGCCCGGCCGACGAGGTCGGCTGCTTCGAGCTGCGCGACGAGGGCATCGTCGGCCTGCCGGACCCGTCGGGGCTGTTCCTGGCCCGCTTCGGCGCAACCCGTGACAACGTCGTCCCCGGCACCGCCGTGACCGTCGTGATGGACGGCCGCCGCCCGCTGCTGGCCGAGGTGCAGGCACTCGTCGCGGGGTCGAACATCCCCAGCCCGCGACGCGCGGTGTCCGGGCTGGACTCCGCCCGGGTCGCGATGCTGCTCGCCGTCCTGGAACGGCGCGGCAACCTCAAGCTGCACGACTCCGAGGTCTACACCGCCACCGTCGGCGGCATGAAGGTCTCCGAGCCGGCCGCGGACCTGGCCGTCGCGCTCGCCGTCGCCTCGGCCCAGCGCGACATCGCGCTGCCCCCGGACATGATCGTGCTCGGCGAGCTGGGCCTGGCCGGGGAGCTGCGCCGGGTCGGGGGCGTCGGGCGTCGGCTGGCGGAGGCCGCGCGGCTCGGGTTCACCCAGGCCCTCGTGCCGCCGGACTCCGACGTCCGCAACGCGGGCATGAAGGTCACCGAGGTGACGAACCTGGGTCAGGTCCTGGCCCGGATCCGCTGA